From the genome of Asterias amurensis chromosome 17, ASM3211899v1, one region includes:
- the LOC139950191 gene encoding calmodulin-regulated spectrin-associated protein 1-like isoform X3 yields MASSYANSTRNSSSSSAHSYKGSSNTPEILPVGQYNSKKAKLCASIRWLVCKAYSSSTVPPDIRTPFFKDKEGEDHLRPAVIYQLSSGELYSRACASIFPPSVHQWQGHWSVIQGLARRGIYVTDDKRIPVTEAVLTQTQRIKLNAHLAVMDAIMTAFTGEVVNIEKIVQAVRRITTFNASSELPFDLENALIFWVNKVCTAEIYRMERERRSQQEQQSQAQVQKVRMRRQQLQPKEPPCVPTIKNVTKDISDGRCLCLLIHHYCPHLFSLDDVDLRESVSFAESVHNLEQIEAFLEKNLPDTHHFTFEDLLYSPEVLRVNILALFSELFHYFEVERPPHLDNNQEQGQKVPATPEGRSRVQQLPPLPISSATKKSFQSESPYARTELRSAASNPEVNRINSGTPQSQSMRDSNTSSLLANVSIDSDLNDSQSFSELNSLSNRNGRLPKVNDHDQQSSSHFENEDDLEVESLTSALSRISQRSEKPVARQVNEELEQRASTEENGRLTDPEFTVTPLSSMSSKDSSDWNRNGQSDSRRGNGNHSSLLRNETFRTANNREFEQSVEQELLKSSETPSRRRLKLDIQPVEMKRTERLLPAVVKPLKEKSNSMNKKEESGEGRRTGRNPREDNHGRLPDANGGGMTTWSRKQGGPDQESPESLDATTPLSGESIADSLAGDYAQQQQRFAWQKPRPAFAPQGNPTPDTNSQEPHVTQAKHGEAFFIHTHLLQPEQSVDSSSLTRTGTGSSFTVSDKQHTASTAFEAGIPVVSSLAELQGMEDEDEESYNRQASPRHSSAHPNLHAAPSQNPNSASHPTERFSSNPHPYPHSSPRTHDQSNPHVHETAFKPNALHSGGDGHGKSFSDSPRVPNAGMVTSNDNIPQPSSMETESSKLHADETQKESGDGVPKPVLMTFDTNLSPNKVSTSISELELKSTSSLANADQDNLTEEKETEKLEPSLLLDTNLTIDKLEPSVIPNSSLVMHSKADLTPSNQPIIVENSCMPLDSANHELDNQVLTTWGANSKQTPLCGINTGGGNPSQHNNQSGLGEFSQLRAKLEEKRRFMDSDKRKLERQWSKQRQRIGKAAFMQVLANQKKPRDNAIEDQPIAAEEFRGEKPKDLYSREEIESSIAKSRFNHSQQEGKITFADLGSNKEKLVPSQSGDSPRIQKPAPTPQPVEVLPLRPESPQSIPDIPTGKASPGSSSGSHSPHMTSDEYNNSLEKLNANLSQLQNEIQRLSLRQEQMRSVMESPRPPSERSISPQQAPPVDSKPFVLHSGSEVPPEPSGFYLSQADKEPESFVLHENPLYDMAGAEIPSPRPADIPSPRPADAQSPRPVGPVQRLPPQQGLGSITRSIDQSQVIKSPYPANQVPSKQPDNTYIIPPSQPSPIKHNIEISKNDTPQNQTKILASTPANEQPRNADSLTNQHQPPLPTVASLSNQMAEISKIEKSPESPDAPKVQKRQRNRKDSSSSTQKKRNSVYEIVGEGEEDDDYSTDEEKMVVRPLDLSGNISLDVTNDSEQKAKGFVVAAESDQADEVEKRKMQFLQNRLKKQEEERAKRASREADMEKKREQQRRKQDEIEAKKAEEKARREQIRLNYQKRKLQEQQENEPPAPVRRTKSSSKPRPKSCVVEDQTDYARPATSRYGHDKDIAEYSVQKKSFTLSAPSSDDSGWPSRGSQAPHGGLSGGGAPEKTEPEPTTSPPNQQTVPPETKKGAAGTKIPKAVKKSPPQLSPEKVAKQPPPESPKVIKVKEPNSPEPNGKKEKLPLVKGHLEEKVTGSCAASVVSLDSSGSGGGGAAVDYQGPKLYVKPTTKSNRHIITNAISHCVLAGEVNKDHKDKVLEELAKADAKHFIILFRDAQLQFRSVYSYSPDTEELWKLFGVGPRHITQKMYENLYKYNSGSKQFSKIPSKTMSVSVDGLTIGSSYWLSKKGPPKKR; encoded by the exons GCCAAGCTTTGTGCTTCAATACGATGGTTAGTATGTAAAGCATACAGCAGCTCTACTGTACCACCAGACATCAGAACACCATTCTTCAAAGATAAAGAG GGTGAGGATCACCTTCGTCCAGCAGTCATCTACCAGCTATCATCAGGAGAGTTGTACAGTCGAGCATGTGCCAGTATCTTCCCTCCCTCAGTGCATCAATGGCAGGGACATTGGAGTGTCATACAAGGACTAGCAAGACGAGGGATTTACGTGACGGACGACAAACGGATCCCAGTGACTGAAGCCGTCCTGACTCAGACGCAAAGAATCAAATTG AATGCTCATCTAGCTGTAATGGATGCCATCATGACGGCATTCACTGGAGAAGTAGTCAATATAGAGAAGATCGTGCAAGCTGTCAG GCGTATTACGACCTTCAATGCATCCAGTGAGTTGCCCTTCGACCTCGAGAATGCCCTGATCTTCTGGGTGAATAAAGTATGTACAGCTGAGATTTACCGGATGGAAAGAGAACGACGGAGTCAGCAGGAACAGCAATCACAGGCTCAAGTACAGAAG gttCGTATGAGACGCCAACAGCTTCAACCCAAGGAGCCTCCGTGTGTTCCAACCATTAAGAATGTAACTAAAGATATATCAGATGGTCGGTGTTTATGTCTGCTGATCCATCACTACTGTCCGCATCTCTTCTCACTGGACG ATGTCGACCTTCGTGAAAGTGTCTCGTTTGCTGAATCAGTCCACAACTTGGAGCAAATAGAAGCGTTTTTGGAAAAGAATCTTCCCGATACGCACCATTTCACGTTTGAGGATCTCTTATATTCCCCAGAGGTCCTGAGAGTCAACATTCTCGCTCTCTTCTCTGAActctttcattattttgagGTCGAGAGACCTCCGCATCTAGATAACAATCAGGAACAag gACAAAAAGTTCCAGCCACCCCAGAAGGAAGGTCGAGGGTCCAGCAGTTACCTCCTCTACCAATCAGCTCAGCGACCAAGAAGAGTTTCCAAAGTGAGTCTCCGTATGCGAGGACTGAACTCCGCAGTGCTGCTAGTAACCCTGAGGTCAATCGTATCAACTCAGGAACTCCGCA ATCGCAGTCTATGAGAGACAGCAACACCAGCAGCCTCCTGGCAAATGTCAGCATTGACAGTGATCTCAACGACAGCCAAAGCTTCTCAGAACTAAACTCTCTCTCCAATCGAAATGGACGCTTACCCAAAGTGAACGATCACGACCAACAGTCCTCATCTCACTTTGAGAACGAAGACGACTTGGAGGTTGAGAGTTTGACGTCTGCGTTGTCTCGGATCTCACAGCGGAGTGAGAAGCCGGTAGCCCGTCAAGTGAATGAGGAGTTAGAACAAAGAGCATCCACGGAGGAAAATGGGCGTCTGACTGATCCAGAGTTCACAGTGACACCTCTGAGTAGTATGTCGTCGAAGGATAGTAGCGATTGGAATAGAAATGGCCAATCAGACTCGCGGCGAGGAAATGGCAACCATTCATCACTTTTGAGGAATGAAACATTCAGAACAGCTAATAATAGAGAGTTTGAGCAGTCTGTCGAGCAGGAGTTGCTAAAGAGTTCTGAGACACCCTCCAGGAGACGTTTGAAACTTGATATTCAGCCGGTTGAAATGAAACGGACTGAGAGACTCCTACCTGCTGTTGTCAAACCTCTGAAGGAGAAGTCAAACAGCATGAATAAGAAAGAAGAAAGCGGGGAGGGTCGGCGGACTGGCCGTAACCCTCGAGAGGACAACCATGGGAGGTTGCCAGATGCTAACGGAGGTGGCATGACAACCTGGTCACGGAAGCAAGGAGGTCCGGATCAGGAGTCGCCAGAGAGTCTCGATGCTACAACCCCACTGAGTGGTGAGAGTATTGCAGATTCCCTTGCTGGGGATTACgcacagcagcagcagcgtTTTGCCTGGCAGAAGCCAAGACCTGCCTTTGCACCACAGGGCAATCCCACTCCTGACACCAACTCTCAAGAGCCGCATGTCACTCAGGCTAAGCATGGGGAAGCCTTCTTCATCCACACTCACCTTCTTCAGCCTGAGCAATCCGTAGACAGTAGTTCTCTTACTAGGACTGGTACCGGTAGTAGCTTTACTGTCTCTGACAAACAGCACACAGCATCTACGGCTTTTGAAGCCGGCATTCCAGTCGTCTCTTCTTTAGCTGAGCTTCAGGGGATGGAGGATGAGGACGAAGAATCCTACAACCGCCAAGCAAGCCCCCGCCATTCCTCCGCTCACCCTAACTTGCATGCTGCACCTTCACAAAATCCTAATTCAGCTTCTCACCCTACCGAAAGGTTTTCAAGCAACCCACACCCCTATCCTCATTCTTCCCCAAGAACGCATGATCAATCCAATCCACATGTGCATGAAACCGCTTTCAAACCTAACGCTTTGCATTCAGGTGGTGACGGGCACGGCAAATCCTTTTCGGATTCCCCGAGGGTGCCTAACGCAGGTATGGTAACTTCCAATGATAACATTCCCCAACCCTCAAGCATGGAGACAGAGTCCTCTAAATTGCATGCAGACGAGACACAGAAGGAATCAGGCGATGGTGTCCCCAAACCAGTCTTAATGACCTTTGACACCAACCTGAGCCCTAACAAAGTGTCAACCTCTATCTCAGAACTAGAATTAAAATCTACCTCCTCACTTGCCAATGCTGATCAAGATAATCTCACTGAAGAAAAAGAGACTGAGAAATTAGAGCCCTCCCTCCTGTTGGACACTAATCTGACTATTGACAAATTAGAGCCTAGTGTGATTCCTAATAGCTCATTAGTTATGCATTCAAAAGCAGACTTAACTCCCTCTAATCAGCCAATCATAGTAGAGAATTCATGCATGCCATTAGATTCAGCCAATCATGAGCTTGACAACCAGGTGCTTACCACCTGGGGtgctaactcaaaacaaacTCCTTTGTGTGGCATTAACACAGGTGGTGGGAACCCTAGCCAGCATAACAATCAGTCCGGCCTTGGCGAATTCTCCCAACTCCGGGCCAAGCTGGAAGAGAAGCGACGCTTCATGGACTCTGATAAACGCAAGTTGGAGCGCCAGTGGAGTAAACAAAGGCAGCGTATTGGAAAAGCTGCCTTCATGCAGGTCCTAGCCAATCAGAAGAAGCCGAGAGACAATGCTATTGAAGATCAACCAATCGCGGCTGAGGAATTTCGTGGTGAAAAACCGAAAGACCTTTACTCGAGAGAAGAGATCGAAAGTTCAATCGCGAAATCCAGATTTAACCATTCTCAACAAGAAGGCAAAATAACCTTTGCTGATCTCGGCTCGAATAAAGAGAAACTTGTCCCAAGCCAATCGGGTGACAGCCCCCGAATTCAGAAGCCTGCTCCGACGCCCCAACCCGTTGAGGTTTTACCCCTTCGGCCTGAGTCGCCCCAGAGTATCCCAGACATTCCTACTGGTAAAGCCAGCCCGGGCTCAAGCTCGGGATCACATTCACCGCATATGACTTCAGATGAGTACAACAACTCTCTAGAGAAACTCAACGCCAATCTATCCCAATTGCAGAATGAAATCCAGAGGTTATCGTTGCGTCAGGAGCAGATGCGAAGCGTCATGGAGTCTCCTCGACCCCCAAGTGAGCGAAGTATCTCCCCACAACAAGCCCCTCCAGTAGACTCTAAGCCATTCGTTTTACACTCCGGTAGTGAAGTGCCTCCTGAACCCTCTGGCTTTTACTTATCACAAGCCGACAAAGAACCTGAATCGTTCGTCCTTCATGAGAATCCCCTCTATGATATGGCCGGAGCGGAGATCCCAAGCCCTCGTCCCGCAGACATCCCAAGCCCTCGTCCTGCAGACGCCCAAAGCCCTCGTCCCGTTGGCCCAGTACAAAGGCTACCTCCCCAACAAGGGTTAGGATCAATCACAAGATCCATCGACCAATCTCAAGTTATAAAATCTCCCTACCCGGCCAATCAAGTCCCGTCCAAACAACCAGACAACACGTACATCATACCCCCATCCCAACCATCCCCAATCAAACACAATATTGAAATCTCAAAAAATGACACCCCGCAGAATCAAACCAAGATCTTAGCATCCACTCCAGCCAATGAGCAGCCGCGAAATGCCGACTCATTGACCAATCAGCATCAACCACCCCTCCCAACTGTGGCAAGTTTATCCAATCAGATGGCGGAAATATCCAAAATTGAGAAATCCCCTGAATCACCAGACGCCCCCAAAGTACAAAAAAGGCAGAGGAATCGTAAAGATTCAAGTTCGTCGACGCAGAAGAAGCGAAACTCTGTTTATGAAATTGTCGGAGAGGGTGAAGAGGATGATGACTATAGTACAGACGAAGAGAAAATGGTTGTCCGTCCGCTAGACCTGTCTGGAAATATCTCTCTTGATGTAACGAACGATTCTGAGCAGAAGGCAAAGGGATTTGTGGTCGCTGCAGAATCA gaTCAGGCGGATGAAGTTGAGAAACGGAAGATGCAGTTTCTTCAGAATCGTCTCAAGAAGCAAGAAGAGGAGCGAGCTAAGAGGGCATCGAGAGAGGCGGACATGGAGAAGAAAAGAGAACAACAAAG GCGTAAGCAAGATGAGATAGAAGCCAAGAAGGCTGAAGAGAAAGCACGCAGGGAGCAGATCAGACTTAACTACCAGAAACGCAAACTACAGGAACAG caaGAGAATGAACCACCTGCCCCAGTGAGGCGGACGAAGTCATCGTCAAAACCACGCCCTAAATCTTGCGTTGTAGAGGATCAAACTGACTATGCTCGGCCGGCAACAAGCCGCTACGGCCATGACAAAGACATCGCTGAATACA GTGTCCAGAAGAAATCCTTCACActgagtgcgccctctagtgacGATAGTGGTTGGCCCTCGCGTGGCAGTCAAGCGCCACATGGGGGTTTAAGTGGTGGCGGAGCGCCGG AAAAAACTGAGCCTGAGCCAACCACTTCACCACCCAATCAGCAGACTGTCCCGCCCGAAACTAAAAAAGGCGCTGCTGGTACTAAAATCCCAAAAGCGGTGAAGAAATCCCCTCCTCAACTGTCTCCCGAAAAGGTTGCCAAGCAACCACCGCCCGAATCCCCTAAGGTCATTAAGGTCAAAGAGCCCAATAGCCCGGAGCCCAATGGTAAGAAGGAGAAACTGCCGCTTGTCAAAGGTCATCTGGAGGAGAAGGTCACGGGGTCGTGTGCGGCCAGTGTCGTCTCGCTGGACAGTAGTGGCTCGGGAGGCGGTGGTGCAGCCGTGGACTACCAGG GTCCCAAGTTATACGTGAAACCAACCACTAAGTCGAATCGTCATATCATCACAAATGCTATCTCTCATTGTGTGCTTGCTGGAGAGGTCAATAAGGACCATAAAGATAAAGTCTTAGAG GAGCTAGCCAAGGCTGATGCTAAACATTTCATCATCTTATTCCGTGACGCCCAGCTCCAATTCCGCTCAGTCTACAGCTACTCACCAGACACTGAAGAGCTTTGGAAACTCTTTGGTGTCGGTCCCAGACATATTACTCAAAAGATGTATGAGAATCTATACAA ATACAATTCCGGAAGTAAACAGTTCAGCAAGATTCCCTCCAAGACAATGTCTGTATCGGTCGATGGTCTAACCATCGGATCTTCCTATTGGCTGAGTAAAAAAGGACCGCCAAAGAAAAGATGA
- the LOC139950191 gene encoding calmodulin-regulated spectrin-associated protein 1-B-like isoform X6, with protein sequence MASSYANSTRNSSSSSAHSYKGSSNTPEILPVGQYNSKKAKLCASIRWLVCKAYSSSTVPPDIRTPFFKDKEGEDHLRPAVIYQLSSGELYSRACASIFPPSVHQWQGHWSVIQGLARRGIYVTDDKRIPVTEAVLTQTQRIKLNAHLAVMDAIMTAFTGEVVNIEKIVQAVRRITTFNASSELPFDLENALIFWVNKVCTAEIYRMERERRSQQEQQSQAQVQKVRMRRQQLQPKEPPCVPTIKNVTKDISDGRCLCLLIHHYCPHLFSLDDVDLRESVSFAESVHNLEQIEAFLEKNLPDTHHFTFEDLLYSPEVLRVNILALFSELFHYFEVERPPHLDNNQEQGQKVPATPEGRSRVQQLPPLPISSATKKSFQSESPYARTELRSAASNPEVNRINSGTPQRSHSLLIQRDRKQREGAVSDQDDLASIRRASSLENLEAKQSILAWQGHDESRDRSQSMRDSNTSSLLANVSIDSDLNDSQSFSELNSLSNRNGRLPKVNDHDQQSSSHFENEDDLEVESLTSALSRISQRSEKPVARQVNEELEQRASTEENGRLTDPEFTVTPLSSMSSKDSSDWNRNGQSDSRRGNGNHSSLLRNETFRTANNREFEQSVEQELLKSSETPSRRRLKLDIQPVEMKRTERLLPAVVKPLKEKSNSMNKKEESGEGRRTGRNPREDNHGRLPDANGGGMTTWSRKQGGPDQESPESLDATTPLSGESIADSLAGDYAQQQQRFAWQKPRPAFAPQGNPTPDTNSQEPHVTQAKHGEAFFIHTHLLQPEQSVDSSSLTRTGTGSSFTVSDKQHTASTAFEAGIPVVSSLAELQGMEDEDEESYNRQASPRHSSAHPNLHAAPSQNPNSASHPTERFSSNPHPYPHSSPRTHDQSNPHVHETAFKPNALHSGGDGHGKSFSDSPRVPNAGGGNPSQHNNQSGLGEFSQLRAKLEEKRRFMDSDKRKLERQWSKQRQRIGKAAFMQVLANQKKPRDNAIEDQPIAAEEFRGEKPKDLYSREEIESSIAKSRFNHSQQEGKITFADLGSNKEKLVPSQSGDSPRIQKPAPTPQPVEVLPLRPESPQSIPDIPTGKASPGSSSGSHSPHMTSDEYNNSLEKLNANLSQLQNEIQRLSLRQEQMRSVMESPRPPSERSISPQQAPPVDSKPFVLHSGSEVPPEPSGFYLSQADKEPESFVLHENPLYDMAGAEIPSPRPADIPSPRPADAQSPRPVGPVQRLPPQQGLGSITRSIDQSQVIKSPYPANQVPSKQPDNTYIIPPSQPSPIKHNIEISKNDTPQNQTKILASTPANEQPRNADSLTNQHQPPLPTVASLSNQMAEISKIEKSPESPDAPKVQKRQRNRKDSSSSTQKKRNSVYEIVGEGEEDDDYSTDEEKMVVRPLDLSGNISLDVTNDSEQKAKGFVVAAESDQADEVEKRKMQFLQNRLKKQEEERAKRASREADMEKKREQQRRKQDEIEAKKAEEKARREQIRLNYQKRKLQEQQENEPPAPVRRTKSSSKPRPKSCVVEDQTDYARPATSRYGHDKDIAEYSVQKKSFTLSAPSSDDSGWPSRGSQAPHGGLSGGGAPEKTEPEPTTSPPNQQTVPPETKKGAAGTKIPKAVKKSPPQLSPEKVAKQPPPESPKVIKVKEPNSPEPNGKKEKLPLVKGHLEEKVTGSCAASVVSLDSSGSGGGGAAVDYQGPKLYVKPTTKSNRHIITNAISHCVLAGEVNKDHKDKVLEELAKADAKHFIILFRDAQLQFRSVYSYSPDTEELWKLFGVGPRHITQKMYENLYKYNSGSKQFSKIPSKTMSVSVDGLTIGSSYWLSKKGPPKKR encoded by the exons GCCAAGCTTTGTGCTTCAATACGATGGTTAGTATGTAAAGCATACAGCAGCTCTACTGTACCACCAGACATCAGAACACCATTCTTCAAAGATAAAGAG GGTGAGGATCACCTTCGTCCAGCAGTCATCTACCAGCTATCATCAGGAGAGTTGTACAGTCGAGCATGTGCCAGTATCTTCCCTCCCTCAGTGCATCAATGGCAGGGACATTGGAGTGTCATACAAGGACTAGCAAGACGAGGGATTTACGTGACGGACGACAAACGGATCCCAGTGACTGAAGCCGTCCTGACTCAGACGCAAAGAATCAAATTG AATGCTCATCTAGCTGTAATGGATGCCATCATGACGGCATTCACTGGAGAAGTAGTCAATATAGAGAAGATCGTGCAAGCTGTCAG GCGTATTACGACCTTCAATGCATCCAGTGAGTTGCCCTTCGACCTCGAGAATGCCCTGATCTTCTGGGTGAATAAAGTATGTACAGCTGAGATTTACCGGATGGAAAGAGAACGACGGAGTCAGCAGGAACAGCAATCACAGGCTCAAGTACAGAAG gttCGTATGAGACGCCAACAGCTTCAACCCAAGGAGCCTCCGTGTGTTCCAACCATTAAGAATGTAACTAAAGATATATCAGATGGTCGGTGTTTATGTCTGCTGATCCATCACTACTGTCCGCATCTCTTCTCACTGGACG ATGTCGACCTTCGTGAAAGTGTCTCGTTTGCTGAATCAGTCCACAACTTGGAGCAAATAGAAGCGTTTTTGGAAAAGAATCTTCCCGATACGCACCATTTCACGTTTGAGGATCTCTTATATTCCCCAGAGGTCCTGAGAGTCAACATTCTCGCTCTCTTCTCTGAActctttcattattttgagGTCGAGAGACCTCCGCATCTAGATAACAATCAGGAACAag gACAAAAAGTTCCAGCCACCCCAGAAGGAAGGTCGAGGGTCCAGCAGTTACCTCCTCTACCAATCAGCTCAGCGACCAAGAAGAGTTTCCAAAGTGAGTCTCCGTATGCGAGGACTGAACTCCGCAGTGCTGCTAGTAACCCTGAGGTCAATCGTATCAACTCAGGAACTCCGCA GAGATCCCACTCACTGCTAATCCAGCGTGACAGAAAGCAAAGAGAAGGCGCCGTTTCTGACCAAGACGACCTTGCTAGTATAAGACGGGCGAGCTCTCTGGAGAATCTAGAAGCTAAACAGTCCATACTGGCTTGGCAAGGTCATGATGAATCCAGGGATAG ATCGCAGTCTATGAGAGACAGCAACACCAGCAGCCTCCTGGCAAATGTCAGCATTGACAGTGATCTCAACGACAGCCAAAGCTTCTCAGAACTAAACTCTCTCTCCAATCGAAATGGACGCTTACCCAAAGTGAACGATCACGACCAACAGTCCTCATCTCACTTTGAGAACGAAGACGACTTGGAGGTTGAGAGTTTGACGTCTGCGTTGTCTCGGATCTCACAGCGGAGTGAGAAGCCGGTAGCCCGTCAAGTGAATGAGGAGTTAGAACAAAGAGCATCCACGGAGGAAAATGGGCGTCTGACTGATCCAGAGTTCACAGTGACACCTCTGAGTAGTATGTCGTCGAAGGATAGTAGCGATTGGAATAGAAATGGCCAATCAGACTCGCGGCGAGGAAATGGCAACCATTCATCACTTTTGAGGAATGAAACATTCAGAACAGCTAATAATAGAGAGTTTGAGCAGTCTGTCGAGCAGGAGTTGCTAAAGAGTTCTGAGACACCCTCCAGGAGACGTTTGAAACTTGATATTCAGCCGGTTGAAATGAAACGGACTGAGAGACTCCTACCTGCTGTTGTCAAACCTCTGAAGGAGAAGTCAAACAGCATGAATAAGAAAGAAGAAAGCGGGGAGGGTCGGCGGACTGGCCGTAACCCTCGAGAGGACAACCATGGGAGGTTGCCAGATGCTAACGGAGGTGGCATGACAACCTGGTCACGGAAGCAAGGAGGTCCGGATCAGGAGTCGCCAGAGAGTCTCGATGCTACAACCCCACTGAGTGGTGAGAGTATTGCAGATTCCCTTGCTGGGGATTACgcacagcagcagcagcgtTTTGCCTGGCAGAAGCCAAGACCTGCCTTTGCACCACAGGGCAATCCCACTCCTGACACCAACTCTCAAGAGCCGCATGTCACTCAGGCTAAGCATGGGGAAGCCTTCTTCATCCACACTCACCTTCTTCAGCCTGAGCAATCCGTAGACAGTAGTTCTCTTACTAGGACTGGTACCGGTAGTAGCTTTACTGTCTCTGACAAACAGCACACAGCATCTACGGCTTTTGAAGCCGGCATTCCAGTCGTCTCTTCTTTAGCTGAGCTTCAGGGGATGGAGGATGAGGACGAAGAATCCTACAACCGCCAAGCAAGCCCCCGCCATTCCTCCGCTCACCCTAACTTGCATGCTGCACCTTCACAAAATCCTAATTCAGCTTCTCACCCTACCGAAAGGTTTTCAAGCAACCCACACCCCTATCCTCATTCTTCCCCAAGAACGCATGATCAATCCAATCCACATGTGCATGAAACCGCTTTCAAACCTAACGCTTTGCATTCAGGTGGTGACGGGCACGGCAAATCCTTTTCGGATTCCCCGAGGGTGCCTAACGCAG GTGGTGGGAACCCTAGCCAGCATAACAATCAGTCCGGCCTTGGCGAATTCTCCCAACTCCGGGCCAAGCTGGAAGAGAAGCGACGCTTCATGGACTCTGATAAACGCAAGTTGGAGCGCCAGTGGAGTAAACAAAGGCAGCGTATTGGAAAAGCTGCCTTCATGCAGGTCCTAGCCAATCAGAAGAAGCCGAGAGACAATGCTATTGAAGATCAACCAATCGCGGCTGAGGAATTTCGTGGTGAAAAACCGAAAGACCTTTACTCGAGAGAAGAGATCGAAAGTTCAATCGCGAAATCCAGATTTAACCATTCTCAACAAGAAGGCAAAATAACCTTTGCTGATCTCGGCTCGAATAAAGAGAAACTTGTCCCAAGCCAATCGGGTGACAGCCCCCGAATTCAGAAGCCTGCTCCGACGCCCCAACCCGTTGAGGTTTTACCCCTTCGGCCTGAGTCGCCCCAGAGTATCCCAGACATTCCTACTGGTAAAGCCAGCCCGGGCTCAAGCTCGGGATCACATTCACCGCATATGACTTCAGATGAGTACAACAACTCTCTAGAGAAACTCAACGCCAATCTATCCCAATTGCAGAATGAAATCCAGAGGTTATCGTTGCGTCAGGAGCAGATGCGAAGCGTCATGGAGTCTCCTCGACCCCCAAGTGAGCGAAGTATCTCCCCACAACAAGCCCCTCCAGTAGACTCTAAGCCATTCGTTTTACACTCCGGTAGTGAAGTGCCTCCTGAACCCTCTGGCTTTTACTTATCACAAGCCGACAAAGAACCTGAATCGTTCGTCCTTCATGAGAATCCCCTCTATGATATGGCCGGAGCGGAGATCCCAAGCCCTCGTCCCGCAGACATCCCAAGCCCTCGTCCTGCAGACGCCCAAAGCCCTCGTCCCGTTGGCCCAGTACAAAGGCTACCTCCCCAACAAGGGTTAGGATCAATCACAAGATCCATCGACCAATCTCAAGTTATAAAATCTCCCTACCCGGCCAATCAAGTCCCGTCCAAACAACCAGACAACACGTACATCATACCCCCATCCCAACCATCCCCAATCAAACACAATATTGAAATCTCAAAAAATGACACCCCGCAGAATCAAACCAAGATCTTAGCATCCACTCCAGCCAATGAGCAGCCGCGAAATGCCGACTCATTGACCAATCAGCATCAACCACCCCTCCCAACTGTGGCAAGTTTATCCAATCAGATGGCGGAAATATCCAAAATTGAGAAATCCCCTGAATCACCAGACGCCCCCAAAGTACAAAAAAGGCAGAGGAATCGTAAAGATTCAAGTTCGTCGACGCAGAAGAAGCGAAACTCTGTTTATGAAATTGTCGGAGAGGGTGAAGAGGATGATGACTATAGTACAGACGAAGAGAAAATGGTTGTCCGTCCGCTAGACCTGTCTGGAAATATCTCTCTTGATGTAACGAACGATTCTGAGCAGAAGGCAAAGGGATTTGTGGTCGCTGCAGAATCA gaTCAGGCGGATGAAGTTGAGAAACGGAAGATGCAGTTTCTTCAGAATCGTCTCAAGAAGCAAGAAGAGGAGCGAGCTAAGAGGGCATCGAGAGAGGCGGACATGGAGAAGAAAAGAGAACAACAAAG GCGTAAGCAAGATGAGATAGAAGCCAAGAAGGCTGAAGAGAAAGCACGCAGGGAGCAGATCAGACTTAACTACCAGAAACGCAAACTACAGGAACAG caaGAGAATGAACCACCTGCCCCAGTGAGGCGGACGAAGTCATCGTCAAAACCACGCCCTAAATCTTGCGTTGTAGAGGATCAAACTGACTATGCTCGGCCGGCAACAAGCCGCTACGGCCATGACAAAGACATCGCTGAATACA GTGTCCAGAAGAAATCCTTCACActgagtgcgccctctagtgacGATAGTGGTTGGCCCTCGCGTGGCAGTCAAGCGCCACATGGGGGTTTAAGTGGTGGCGGAGCGCCGG AAAAAACTGAGCCTGAGCCAACCACTTCACCACCCAATCAGCAGACTGTCCCGCCCGAAACTAAAAAAGGCGCTGCTGGTACTAAAATCCCAAAAGCGGTGAAGAAATCCCCTCCTCAACTGTCTCCCGAAAAGGTTGCCAAGCAACCACCGCCCGAATCCCCTAAGGTCATTAAGGTCAAAGAGCCCAATAGCCCGGAGCCCAATGGTAAGAAGGAGAAACTGCCGCTTGTCAAAGGTCATCTGGAGGAGAAGGTCACGGGGTCGTGTGCGGCCAGTGTCGTCTCGCTGGACAGTAGTGGCTCGGGAGGCGGTGGTGCAGCCGTGGACTACCAGG GTCCCAAGTTATACGTGAAACCAACCACTAAGTCGAATCGTCATATCATCACAAATGCTATCTCTCATTGTGTGCTTGCTGGAGAGGTCAATAAGGACCATAAAGATAAAGTCTTAGAG GAGCTAGCCAAGGCTGATGCTAAACATTTCATCATCTTATTCCGTGACGCCCAGCTCCAATTCCGCTCAGTCTACAGCTACTCACCAGACACTGAAGAGCTTTGGAAACTCTTTGGTGTCGGTCCCAGACATATTACTCAAAAGATGTATGAGAATCTATACAA ATACAATTCCGGAAGTAAACAGTTCAGCAAGATTCCCTCCAAGACAATGTCTGTATCGGTCGATGGTCTAACCATCGGATCTTCCTATTGGCTGAGTAAAAAAGGACCGCCAAAGAAAAGATGA